From the genome of Monomorium pharaonis isolate MP-MQ-018 chromosome 1, ASM1337386v2, whole genome shotgun sequence:
GGCTTAAACATAACTCGCTACTTCACATTGCTTCAAAATCCGTGGAAAATTCCGAGAAGGGCAAAACAAAGGATGAGTCATCATCACGAGCCTCAGACGGGGAAGTGGCCGTTACGGCTCACTCGTTAACTTCTCGCGATAATCACGCATTGCTCTCTACCGCGATTGTAAACATAACAGACTCAAACGGATCGAGGTAGTCTTACCGAGTCCTGTTAGATAGCGGTCCTCAGGCAAATTTTATAACACGGTCGTGTGCCAAtcgattgcaattaaaatcaagagcgggaaatataaaaataacgggCATAAACGGCATGGCAAGCTGTGTCAATGAAatcgtcaaaataaaattgcaatcgCGATTAAACGGCTTTGCCACGGTATTAGAGTGTGTTCTGACGGATCGTATCACCGAGAGACTTCCGACCTCGCCAATCGAACGCGAAAAAATACACATACCACGAAATCTAAAGTTAGCCGATCTGGAATTTTATCGATGCTCGGACGTCGACATATTAGTAGGCGTCGAACTATTTTGGCAGTTAATATGCATCGGCACAATAAAATCAAATCAAGAACATCCGACATTACAAAAAACTCATCTCGGTTGGATCGTCGCCGGTCGTATGTCCGAAAATGTTCGCGATGTGCGCGGTTGCGAGGTGCGCGCCTTACACACGTCGATAAGTGACGCGAATTTACAAGATCAATTAACGAAATTTTGGCAGGTGGAGGAGGATTTCCAGCCTCGCGACGCGTACTCTCCGATCGAGCGATTCTGTGAGCAACATTTTCGTAATAATACTGTTAGGAACAAGGATGGCCGCGTTATGGTAACACTTCCGATTAGGGAGGAGAAAATAAAGGCCATCGGCGAAACTCGAGAAATAGCGATGCGACGTTTTTATGGCTTAGAGAAGCGATTGAATCGTAATTCCGTTATACAAGCTGCAACGTTACTTTTTTCGCGTCTACAACTTCGTCGTGCTCGTCACTTCCTTTACTataagttgggcgccaggcgcggaaTCCGCGCcgcataaaaattgcaaaactcGGTACTTCGCACGACGGCCGAATGCCGGCTAGCCCGCCTCTACACGAAGTGGCAGAGGGGCAAGGTTCTTTCTCGGTACGCGGAATAGGAGAGGAGAGGTCTCGCATTAATAACTAGatcgaattaataaatataataagcgTGTATTGAAAATAGGATGGCAACAACATTGTACAACGAATACATTTTAATCAGTTAACATGACTCTCTGGTACGGCTGTATCGTACTTAACTTGGCATTTACAACATCTCGAAAACTATACTGTATAGGCTACACTCTACATTCAACAATACGACACGCGACGTTAACAATAGACGGGATGGGCTGCGACGTAATGTGCGCATTCCGTGTAGATATTCTCATCTACGGAAGCTCGCCTCGGTACTGCGCACCTGGCTCACATTCTCGGTATGTGGCAAGTGAATCCCGGTGATATCCATCTACGCACTATCCCGTCGCGAGACTTTAATTCTTACACAAATACAGAGATCGACTGTCGGCTCGACATACTCCCCGAGGGAGGAGACAATAGGCGCTATTAGTAATCTATACGAGGCGGAGATCGACATGGCCCTGCTACGCGGTGACTCTACTCTCGGTATcctgattataattaatccgCCCACCGAACGCTCGGTAGGGTAATTACTTCTTACGAAATGCCGGGCCGGCCGTCTTCGTCCTTACCGCATGGTCGAAGTGGTGGCCTTACGGAGGTTGGCGTCGTCGAGGCCCGTGGAACCGCTCTTGTGGATGTCTCACCGAACAGTGACGAACCGTGAGCGGTCGGGGGCGCCGCGGACGCCAGCAGCGGCCCGCGCATCGATCGCGCTTCGATTCGCGCACACCGATCGCTAATCGATGGGGGGTCCTCTGCCAGtcgtaaacaaaataaaacatttctaaattaatgtatttacccctctacatttatgccaagtttcattaaaattagaattttcgcgttcgcgaggttcccttgttagttgAGGAGAGGAGTGAAGATCGATTCCTCCAGCtaactaattttattgtcgCCTTTTTTGGACGATTGCGGTTTGTTACGGGTTGGAGGTAGGCTAGGAAATGCACAATGTTCGCGCGACGTGCGTCATCCCATCCTGCTACCGAAAAGTCATCATTTTACTCGGCTTATTATAGAACGAGAGCACGTACGCAATTTGCATGCGGGGTTGCAGGGCACCATGTCATCGGTTAGGCAAAAATTATCTGGTCACTCTCGTTGCGTTCGACGACgcggaaaattattaaacaatgcaTTGTTTGCTTCAGATATAAACCAATTGCGTCGGAAGCGAGGATGGGAGATTTGCCGCCTCCTCGTGTAGTGCCGTCGCGATCATTTTAATTGTGGGGTTGACTACGCCGGTCCGCTAACAGTGCGGGAAGGTAAACGTCGGAACGCTCGAAATATTAAGGCATACGTGTCTGTATTCGTATGCTTAGCCACTAAGGCAATTCATCTTAAGCTGGTGAGCGACTTAACGACGGAGGCCTTCTTAGCCGCCCttaaacgttttatttcaCGACAGGGAAAACCATCAGCAATGTACTCAGACAACGATACGAATTTTAAGGGAGCGTCGCGACAGCTCACAGAACTGCACGCGTTTTGCAATGCGAACGAGAGACGAGAGGAAATAAGACGTTTTTGTTGTGTTTTCGAAATGTCGTGGCATTTTATTCCACCAGGCGCGCCGCATTTCGATGGTCTGTGGGAGGCGGTAAAGTCTGCGAAGCATCATTTTCATCGTATCGTGGGTACACACATCTAACTTTTGAGGAATTGCAAACCATTCTTTATGAAATAGAGGCTGTACTTAATTCACGTCCGTTAACGCCGCTGAGTTCTGATTCGAATGATTTAACTTATATCATACCGGGACATTTTTTGATTGGTGACGCGTTAAACGGGTTTCCGTGCCATGACTTAACTAACGAAAATTCAAATCGACTCATACGTTAGCAAAAAATCGAGCAGCTCCGACAACACTTTTGGAGTCGGTGGAGCCGcaaatacttaaataatttgcagCAGCGACACAAATGGAAGGAGAATAAGGGCGAGCAGCTGTCGATTGGCCGAATGGTGCTCGTGGGACAGCCTGGAATACCACCAATGCAGTGGATACTTGGCCGAGTGAGCGAGACGCACCCTGAAACAGCGTCGTAAGATCGGCTACTATAATCACATCCAAAAGAAGCATCATCCGACCATTGTCCAGGCTTACAATATTGTCACTGGAGGAAGACAAGGGAGACGCGTGATCGCGAGGCgtcacaaaaaattaagttcgcaaacagaaatttctaaaaaaaaaaaaattctaacgacgacgacgctcaaatgacttttaataaatatacgtcGTCCAATTATCTGCATctagttaatttattaatatttattcatttatttatttattaatgacttacttaatttatttgactctatcacttatattttcattatttatattgctcTGTTTATCTATACTTTTGtacatttcattatttatatctattttattatttatgtaatgacgaaattttaattatttattgtatctaattatattaatcaaatgtttcaaatttaaaagacACAGTCTTCCAAGGCGGGCGGTGTTTCGtattgctttaaataaaaatatatatattgacgCGTTGAGTAAAAGCACACGGTTCTAACAGATGATGTACATGGACACGCCGCCTGTTTATCTCAGTTTAGTTTAAAACCCGACTTAACTTGAATTCGGGAGATTTCGGGAAATCCCGTCACCTTTACTTGTACATCTGATCAGGTGCGATCCTGCTCGAGGATTCGCGCCACAAGCACTCCTGTAAAAGACGTCGACTCGTTACGAACCTCCGCCCGACCTATCTTGAActtagattttaataaaatttcaagataatTGCACGataacagtttttatttaattgtccACACCACCATCCGCGTTCGTCTTCGTGATAATCAAACAGAGGTCAGTGCCTCGAATCGCGTCGCCCGTGGATCTCCAACACCCGGGATTTACACGCGAAAGAACAAACACTTATGTAAACTAAGATctattaatgaattatttaaaacaatggTAAAGAATTGAGATAATTATAAGtacaaatttctttaaaattaaaaatttgtgtataatattattagcataaagtattgtaaaaatttaaatcgaaTATAACTTGATGTTAGATAactgatttaatattttattacatatttttatatggatttttttgaaattattatattttatagagaagcaaaaataaacaatgaaacttttaaagttttaataacttatatttttaatcgtacaatatttgattttaataactaagaacgttataataataaaaacgttattttgttacataatatattgttccaagttattaaaataaaatgttgcatgatattgtattgtattttatttgtattatttatttaattattattaaaatatacaaaaagtgaaataaatttacgtgACATacgatgaaaattattttcttctatattaattttctcttcgTTTTCTTCATCGCTGTCTTTTCCATGtacaatttctaataattttgaaacttgGAATATTTCTCTACTTAAGATTGGTTGTTGGTAATGCtctttgtgtattttatcAGCGTGATCCATGAAAGTAGCCAAGTCAGAAATCTCGTAATCTTTCAGATTTAAACTGGTGCATGTTGTCGCTAAATGTTTCCTTAAATTGGTTCCTCGCAATCGATTTGGGTACAATGCTCTGCATTTCTCTGAATATTTTCTCATCAAATCACATGCTTGTAAATAACGGTAATCTCCTTTCAATGTGCCAGGCATGCCAAAAAGATAAGGATTATTTGAAAGTACGTTTGCTTCTTTTCGATAGCTCAGaagtaattgtaaattattgacCATTTGTTTATGAAGTAAAATAAGCACAGTACGTCTTAATTTTCCTCTGAGAGTTACTCGGACAAATTTTTCTGCtgctttttttcattattgctAAGTAATTGGTAAGCTGTACCTATTGTACTTTCATTTACTTgttcataatttttgaaattttcgaTTAAAACACGTTCAATTTCTCCTGGTCTACGccgattaaataattgaatagataataaacaacattCTGCCAATGCTTCCCAATCTTTGAGAGAACATGCTTCCTAATCTTTGAGAGAAAACGTTTGCTTTAACGAACCGTGAGCCATTTTCAacttattgtttaaaaaaatt
Proteins encoded in this window:
- the LOC118646753 gene encoding uncharacterized protein LOC118646753; translated protein: MASCVNEIVKIKLQSRLNGFATVLECVLTDRITERLPTSPIEREKIHIPRNLKLADLEFYRCSDVDILVGVELFWQLICIGTIKSNQEHPTLQKTHLGWIVAGRMSENVRDVRGCEVRALHTSISDANLQDQLTKFWQVEEDFQPRDAYSPIERFCEQHFRNNTVRNKDGRVMVTLPIREEKIKAIGETREIAMRRFYGLEKRLNRNSVIQAATLLFSRLQLRRARHFLYYKLGARRGIRAA